The stretch of DNA TTCAATAGATTTTAGTTATTCAGTATAACTAATATAAGTAAtgtgtataatataattatattttttattttataattataattatataatattaaaattaatatttgtctgaaaatataaaaataattaacctTCTTATGACAAGACAGTATGATGGTAAGATAAAAATGGAACATACTTTCTGACATTGTCatacaaaattatttcaaacacaaactaaatttcacactaaataaattaatttaaaatatgtatatatgtatttatatacacGCATAAATATGTGTAACTATAATTATAAAACTAACGCTTTACGCACATAAAACTCAGTAAAACCCTGCAGTATAGATGGTTCGACTCGAATATTCGGTTGAAGACTAACGCGATCAAAAAGAATTATGCTAGAAGAAAACCAATTACTATGGTAACAAACAGGTTGCTCTGTTAAAACATCTGAGTGCGAGCTACCATTCAAGGGCCAAGCGGTCTTCGTGACCCGATACTAGCCAAACGTCAAAATACCGCGGGcttctatttcttaattatcGTACAAGGTGGCAGTAGGTAGCAGCTAAAATTTATATGcttgttagaaaaatcgaagtaaacaaacggtcgaggcagaccATGTGTTTTTTGTCATAGCGTTGCCCCTCGCAACTGCAGCAGAGGCATACTGTCGAGCGCGTCCTCACGGCTGCGGATTTTTGGGACGGCGGACATtcttattctgactgtcgtcgtgtacggtTATCGCGAATAAAggttcatagtattttgtaatacgcccatatttgtttaatttaacgatatcgcgttatctatctccTTCGTACTTTTCTTACATGCTCTTCTTcgcaattgtttaaactttGATATAAAACAAATCTGATGTTTATAACTCTTAATactgttacgatggaagctgtcgattgcggcgatcgagagaagttggccgtcgtatcgatattgtggtattcggccaacggggttgttgttaagaagaagacagacgacagaacctctcgagtcgacgaagcgagagcacgcacctgtgtcgcatcttttaacattgtccgttgacagctaataaatagttatttagttgttggtagtgtacggtgttgttgtttggttgagggatgtgttcgccggcgaggcggagccgaagcctccgcaacaatactttttttaaaacccttctcaaagtttaaattgttaataatatagCAGCATTTGCACGTGGTTTAAATAATGCTTAGAAACTAATTAAATACTGCAAGTACGCCTATTAATATACATAAAACATTCGTTCAAACCTGTTATACCATGTCGTATAATgagttcttagaataattagtttcactttgaatCTCAGAATTTTATATACGaaacgttaccctcgattccacaattatctaaaatgaataatattttggattttgaaggtttgaagtgttttgttactgtatagcaaaacagtttttcaaaatcttgaacttcgaaaattgatttttggccagtaaaatcgtCGCGTAATCGTCGCTACATGCAGTCGTCATTACGTCTAGCGTACGATGCCGCGatcacatatgtatatatacatatcccTTTTCACCCACACCTGCAATAAATTCTAAACATACATAAACTTTGAGTTTCAATTTTTACGCCACGCGTACGTGTACGCGTCTCTGCCGCGATGCGATAAAGGTTCCCCCTAAATGATGAATacccattttttaaaacagtacTCACAGGTGCACAGATACATCCAGAAAAAGGATAGTTCCCAGACAAACCTCGTAGTGATAATAAACCGAACATGCCAGAAAATCGATCAAAGTTGCAGCGAATTACAAACGTTTAAAATTGTGAAAACTGGAGTTTTCAAGATTTTTCGCCACTAATTGTAATAAATCTGAGGATTCTTGACATCTTTCGACGCCTGTCACATCATCCGAtttctatgaaattttcagaatgtattctaATTGACACAGATCcacaaaacatattttttaaagtttcaatacaggctcgcaTAGAAATGTTGTAAAAGCagctttcagtattttctctttAATTCTAATCAATtccttttttacaaaaattctttttcacattatgtactaaactaattgttcctacttaaaaaaaaaacagtccaTGATCCGGTATTacaaaagttatcgtctttctAAGATTATCCGAATATTATTGCAAGTGACTGTACATATACATAGATCGTTTTCCGTTCCCAGATAAGAGATTAGAAGAATTGTAATCGAAACGAATGATTCTTCGCACGTGAAATATCCGTATCACTTTTAACTAAGTATATTGCTTAAATGATATGGGTGGAATTTGTATCGGTCAAGTGGTCTGCGAATATTAATCCTACTAATACCACTTTCTCATTCGAGTTGGCAAGTAAGCTtcaaattaagatatttatatataggtttattcaataacatgatAAGGTATCTCAAAAATGGCAGAAGTAAgtaacagaatggaaaatatgctattaaataaatctgtgaataaatatcttgattttatctttgaattttttatttaaaaatgctgcgaactttcgttccaaccaaATATGTACAGTAGAATCGCCAAACACGGCATAATGGACGGATGTCCATCCATACGGTCAAACCACCGAGTTCGTTCTGATATTCCTTGACATCACCACAGCGGGCAATTTAGGGTCGAGATATATATCCCGGTCACAGTCCGGCGAGCACGGAAGCGCTAGATTCAAAAGCAGGGTAATCAAATTTCTGTCGACAAAACGGCTGCGTTTGTTCTGATGGTTCTCCTAGCCGGACCGGGACACGGCTAATCATTTCTTGATGGccttcgagagcgcgttgagaGTTCCCTGCTATGCCTGGCACACaagaaatgtttttaggggctccactcGGATAGTTTACCTGAGGAGTTGTTCTAGACGAGaaataccgatagtttacctaaggagttATTTCTCCTCTAGAACATCATGgagataggaaacgttcctgccTCTTGATGAAACAGCATCATACATCTTTATATTGTACGTAAATTATggatatattgtaaaaacgagaatagttgttatttatttaaggaaatatccacattagaaAGGGAGTCCACGTGATTCcgatcacttttttttttactctgtctcgaattttgatgacaagAGATTGAGCCATTATTTTgttatcttcgaaattgtttaaaagatacagaccatcaaagtttgccatttcccagatagcacagagacgtcttaaagacgtcttgaatgtcctacgaacgtcttccgaacgtcttgtgaacgtctctggaacgtctttgttataaaactgtacgtcttaaagacgtctttaaaacgtctgttagacgtctttaagacgtctcgaaACAGAGGTCTTTAAGACGTTcataaattttagtaaaatgcAATTAAATAGGGATTAAATAGGGATTAATTAGGgattgggagagaaaaaaatttgtaaagaaaaacgagttcaaagtatattcattttattatttattaaacttaaaattaaaattaaacaagctcaaacaaataatactacttaaagttaaacttaaaattaacattaaacaaattaaacgaataatactccttaaagttaaacttaaaattaacattaacccttttagtgccgggcgaaaaagaggtgcctatgcgaagataaccggccgaatttcacgattttactagggtttggaAAAAGActcataaaaaccaaacgaaaagcaacatttacataattcaaaaaGCAGTGTATTAAGggcgaaatagagaataaaacagtcgcgctaatttttctatattcattgaaaattacataaataacaaaggtGTAAGTgatcataaagaaaagaaaaattaagttcTCTCTTTCAAAACGTAATTGCACATACGAAAAGTCATCTTTTTATCATAACTTTATATAGAccgtttattacaaagtatataatTCGTGTTTtcatttccaatatattttgtaacaaaataaataatattgcacaacaaacataaagaataactccaaggtacatggtagacgccggacggattatctcatccgaaacaagtaattgttataggtaatataacatatagaatataagggaaagttaaaccgaaaaactatttattttaattctctcgtaatgaaattagaccatttataagGTAGTATAAAGTTATTGTGAGATAGAGTTCtctcgcaatgcgaatagtaaagcgctacaaGGTGCGGGCCGATATATCAACTCTGGCACTTTTCGCCAGTGCAAcaagggccgatatatcggcctccggcactaaaagggtcaaacaaattaaacgaataatactccttaaacttaaaattaacattaaacaaattaaatgaataatactccttaaacttaaaattaacattaaacaaattaaacgaataatactccttaaacttaaaattaacattaaacaaatGAAACGCATAATACAACATAATcttaatattaaataagttaaacttaaacttaaacttaaacttaaacttaaacttaaacttaaaattaaaattaaaattaaaattaaaattaaaattaaaattaaaattaaaattaaaacaaaacttaaaattttttttgtattacaTTCTTTCGGTTGGCTGCCCCATTCAACCATATTTGAATGGCTACTTCGGTGTCTCGCCGACTGCCGTTTATTTTCGCCCTTTCTGCAGCACCTTGAATAAgagtttctttttttagtgattTGCATATGAATCATCGTTATTATAGCAATACCAAATTAAGGGTGATAATTACATATTACGAGCTCCGCAATTTTCATGCAGTGGAAGGGCTTTTTCCCCTTCCTCCCCATCCAGCTGTATTCCAGAGCAACGTCGTTCGTAAATAGCGTGGTAAGGATCCTTTTTACAAAGGAGTACATGGTATTACCAcctattttatacatttccgtaacctaaaataaaaatttattaatagtaCATTCTATTAATTCAATGAAAACGAAatatcaattacttttagtttatttataacATCTGTAAATTTGGCTTACTGCATTTTCAAATTCGTCCCGATTGTTCAGAATTTCTTCCAGCAATGGGACATCCGACGAAGAATTTAAAGGAAATTTTAATGTATCGAATTTTCGGAGGAAGGAGATGTTGCTTGGTGTCCCACTTCCTTTGTTCGACTGGGCCTCCTTGATGGAGCGTACCTCCGCTAACAGCTCGGTcagccagagttgggcattatttagataaaaaattatttaaataacgattcgaataaaagatactttatctttattcgttattcgaagattcgaataaaaaaagtatctttattcgacgagtatcggataaatacttttattcgacgagaatttatccgacgaataaagataatttttttttattcgaagcggatttattcgaactttgtatcttttattcgaaggcttcgaataaatcttcgaataacttctgccgagcgccgagcatcaacgacccagcgacgacagacgacatacaatgtaagaggatggagaatcgcgcacgaatgaaagtttaaacttttagatttttcaatatatcctcatcaaattgtgacgagcgaatggaggggattttcctgatgaaaatgaggtccaattcgagtgtaatcgaacaagtttcactgatacctaattttacgataaaaattacagtctcattaaagacagtccaaatgatgtcgtgtttgcactcatttcgatcggaacaagctctacaattcgttcgtcttaacaatattgttctgattaaaaacatacaagcataaattgccaataatgcacgattctccatctgcttacattgtaggctgttggtcggtcgctgggcGATACCATTGCTTTGCGGGTTGTAGGCCACGGTTCTCTGGTGATGGATGACTTTGTTCCTGAATAGCTCTTCAAATTTGTTGGTCACGAACTCTCTTCCATTGTCCTACCTAACACTTTTGATTTTCTTGCCCATTTGATTTCCCACTTATTCATGTATCTTTGGAAGTACGCATAGTCTTGGTCTTTATTCTTTAATAGGAATGTGGTCCTATATTTTTTGCTCTGGTAATATATTCACTCATCGTCTCTTCGCCCCTCATACTGACGTTTTTCAGTTCTAGCCCTATGTCTATGCGCTTATCTTTCGCATCTCCAGCGTACATTTTCCTAAGCTCTACCCAAACAGTCCTTGCCTTGTTCTCAACTAAGAACTGACCTGCCTGACTGTCTGGCAAGGTCGTGATAATTATGCCAAAAGCTTCATCGTTTTTTGATTCCCATACGCTCCTTACCTTGGCTCCCTGTGATCCAGGGTTGTCGGCAATCGGTGGTTCCTCACTTTCTATAATTTCTGGGAACAACTTCCGCAATCTCACAAACTTTGtgatacttgtgtaatgaacgatgaaagttattttccattacaattacatcAACGGAAAAtgagtgtaaatgtgatccgaattatatcgcgtttggtatgattttaatcagaataatgcaacaaatatattggtgaaagtctcataaaaaataattaataataaagaagtttaaGTTATGATTTAAAGGCCTACGTTCACGCGGTCATTGATCTatgccggcggccgcgactctcgagcttcggcccctcgcGGGTTTTCCCCCTCGGTGGTGTGAGTAGTCCCACTGACTCCTAACCgcgaggttggcactgactcgtaacgagaattcactgtacccggCGTTAGTgggtataattccgcgacgtttatcatccaggccttggcggcatatatagagaaatcactgtaccgaaTACCGAATGCAACAATATTTCACCCAAAATTCAAGGTTGCATGgttgaaatacaatatttatcttacaaataaataaagacatatttatttatacatcTTGCACAACGAACTGTATATGGTGCGGCAATACAGACTGTAAAGGACACATCGTGCTAATAGGGAAgcaatttattctttattcggCTGTGATACTAGTATTTATATCTTTATCAGATCAAAAATATGAGATACTATTTTATTCGGAATTTGAATTGCTCTTAAATGTACATTCCATAACACGATTAAATACAAAATGCCAAGGTATTCGTCAACTCCGGCTCTCCGTCTCCTCACAACACTAATCTGAACCAATTCCAAATCGGTGAATTCGTAGCTTTTCGGCAAGTTCATTGCGTACAACATGTATAGACTTTTTAAATATGTACCCATATTTTTATTAAGGTATAGAACATTGATAAAGTGTGTTCTATCTATCAACATTGTATTGTTAATATATGCCGACTAAATCCTATCGAAGGTTACCTCGAGTGACGGCTAAAACCTTTTGAAGGTCACTCAAGAGGGTGACCTTCATAACATatgtcaaggtcaaggtcaacgGAGCTTTATATATTTAGTATTTATATGATCACTTACtattattcattatttacaaaattcttaaataataaaatttttataacgtttacaaatgtattaatatattcattatttaaatatgtatttattattcaaacaattattcaaataaatcaATGTTTATATCGATTTAATCAGATAtaaaatttcatataaaaaataaattataaaattcattacactttatttaaaaaattgttgaaataataagtaataataaGTAAATCTTTAAACaatagatatacagggtgtccaaaaattgttgtaattctttgaaagaggtgattcctgagatcatttaaagtaactttttcctttataaaaatgttctccgcggctttgttaaggagctaTCAAACCAATCAGAGTGTGGTTAccgcggacggattccggctcggccaatgccaacatcACGCTCAGTGGaacctgtcgccgagccggaatccgcccGCTGTATctgcgccctgattggtccgtgtttctcaTTAATAACCTCTTAACAAAggtgcggagaacattttcgcacaggaaaaagttacttagaatgatctcaggaatcgcCCCCTTCAAGgaattacaacatttttgggacaccctgtataaagaacTGTGAGTGTGCGTCATTAGAATAGTGGAATAGGTACTGGGAAACGGATGCAGAAAGGCAATGCGAGCTTTGCAGCGGGGAATTTGGTAGTTTAGAATAGAGTCGGGAAACATCTTCCCCGTCGTCGCTGCGCGACTCCCACCATTAGTTTGCCGGTTCTCTCATTCTTCAGCACCTTTCCTAGCTTGACTTTATCTCCAGAGCTATTTCCTTCATAGGATACCAGTCGAATTGTGGGAGACGCTGGTAGTCACTGAGAACAGGGGAAAGAAACAGTATGCGGCCCATGGGCCGCTAGTAGCACGGCTCTGGTTTAAAACTCGTTACAACAAAAGAATACATGGAAATAGAAAGGGATGTTAGCCTAGAAGAATTGGTAAGTGAGCGAAGAATGGAGAATAAAGTGGATTGGCTGAGAAAActagagaagaagaaaaaagaaacgaataagGGCAggaacgtttcaagatgagagtttaagggtgaaagtcgcagattttcgactttgccagggaatttcgcccttatgtgatcatcttgaaacgtttgtagctcattgcaacattgaccgatttttataaaattgtcagtatgcatataagttatcGTTACAggttcagataaaaaagttgaaaaatcatttaaaaaatttaaatctatttaaataatgaataataataaataatcgttcaaataataaatatataaatatattttgatgaTTGCGGTGGTAGAGATTATTAATAATGTAGGGATCGAGCGTGGGACAAAAGAAATCTCGTATTGACAGCACAAGTAGACGGATATTTATTCGCGCCGACGCACAAAAGACGCAAACGTAAACCAAAAATCGCTGTCGCTTAGATTCGCTATCGCTTAGATTCGCTATCGCTTATCACCCAAAAAGGACGGTCTCACTCAGTTCTCGTTAATTATGTACATTCGCTCACattcgctctctctttctctcattaTCCCGTTCTCTCACTTTCCCTCACGCACTCTTTGTCTCATTCGTTCCTCGCTCGCATTCGCGCAGTCGTATTCGCACCTTGTGTCGTTAACAAACTCGGCCTTTCGAGTTTGTTGCTTTCGCTTTTTGGGTTCCTCGCGGTCTTGAACATATGATCGGTCTGCTCCGGTCATTGATCCCTACAATAATTGCCCGATCGCGTCGAACATTTTGTGTTTTGTCTGAAAAACGGAGATTTTATTGTGTTATTTTAGGGTCGCACTACCGATTAT from Halictus rubicundus isolate RS-2024b chromosome 8, iyHalRubi1_principal, whole genome shotgun sequence encodes:
- the LOC143356334 gene encoding uncharacterized protein LOC143356334, with the protein product MNKWEIKWARKSKVLELFRNKVIHHQRTVAYNPQSNAEVRSIKEAQSNKGSGTPSNISFLRKFDTLKFPLNSSSDVPLLEEILNNRDEFENAVTEMYKIGGNTMYSFVKRILTTLFTNDVALEYSWMGRKGKKPFHCMKIAELVICAAERAKINGSRRDTEVAIQIWLNGAANRKNVIQKKF